A window from Drosophila yakuba strain Tai18E2 chromosome 3L, Prin_Dyak_Tai18E2_2.1, whole genome shotgun sequence encodes these proteins:
- the LOC6535166 gene encoding circadian clock-controlled protein daywake — MVRLELIVLLVAFATCLVRTNDVFLKEPPDYIKECRIADKDFVNCSTHSIQQLFDKLNDGIPGLTSIKSFDPFYLNRIRITQGNSNAINLKVELANVKIIGFGHTNVLESQVFKKDYSWKTTFTLPEMKLQADYSLFGRILLIPLNGKGQVFLDAENMTVTMHTKTRLYSKGGFTFYNVTNLHVDFKMDGLKSYFSNLFNGNKQLEDSTNKFFNDNWRMLADALYTVITQTIEDILLDVLKKIFHFIPANFFVSDIPTPEQLYGRVKPKPK, encoded by the exons ATGGTCCGCTTGGAACTGATTGTGCTGCTGGTGGCATTTGCCACTTGCCTAGTTAGAACCAACGATGTATTCCTGAAAGAGCCAC CAGATTACATCAAAGAGTGTAGGATAGCCGACAAGGACTTTGTCAACTGCTCGACCCACAGCATCCAGCAGCTATTCGACAAACTCAACGATG GGATACCCGGGCTCACCAGCATCAAAAGCTTCGATCCCTTCTATCTCAACCGCATACGGATCACGCAGGGCAATAGCAACGCAATCAATCTCAAGGTGGAGCTGGCCAACGTCAAGATCATTGGGTTCGGGCACACGAACGTCCTGGAGAGTCA GGTGTTTAAGAAGGACTACAGCTGGAAAACCACCTTCACACTGCCCGAGATGAAGCTCCAGGCAGACTACAGTCTGTTCGGTCGGATCTTGCTCATCCCGCTCAACGGAAAGGGGCAGGTGTTCCTGGACGCGGAGAACATGACGGTCACCATGCACACGAAGACACGGCTCTACTCCAAGGGTGGGTTCACCTTCTACAACGTGACCAACCTGCACGTGGACTTTAAAATGGATGGGCTCAAGTCGTATTTTTCCAACCTGTTCAATGGCAATAAGCAACTGG AGGACAGCACCAACAAGTTTTTCAACGACAACTGGCGTATGCTGGCCGATGCCCTGTACACGGTCATCACCCAGACCATCGAGGACATTCTGCTAGATGTGCTGAAGAAGATATTTCACTTCATTCCGGCCAACTTCTTTGTGAGCGACATCCCGACGCCGGAACAGCTTTATGGAAGGGTCAAGCCGAAGCCGAAATGA